A window of the Carassius gibelio isolate Cgi1373 ecotype wild population from Czech Republic chromosome B16, carGib1.2-hapl.c, whole genome shotgun sequence genome harbors these coding sequences:
- the LOC127975398 gene encoding synaptic vesicle glycoprotein 2A-like: MEEGYRDRSAFIKGAKDIAKEVKRQAGKKVGRHVDRVSDEYSKRSYTRFEEEDDDDDYPVQAQDGSYYRSNSRANDDEGAHSDSTEGHDEDDEIYEGEYQGIPRNDSVEKADRQVDGVGQSQFRDKSQYEGERRKDQEELAQQYETILQECGHGRFQWTLYFVLGLALMADGVEIFVVGFVLPSAEKDMCLSEPNKGMLGLIVYLGMMVGAFVWGGLADRIGRRQTLLISLSINSVFAFFSSFVQGYSSFLFCRLLSGVGIGGSIPIVFSYYSEFLAQEKRGEHLSWLCMFWMIGGIYAAAMAWAIIPHYGWSFQMGSAYQFHSWRVFVLVCAFPSVAAIAALTTMPESPRFYLENGKHDEAWMILKQVHDTNMRAKGYPERVFSVTTIKTVKQMDELVDMGGEATAWHQRWRIKLTNLFHQVWSNFLTIFNPEYRRITYMMMAVWFSMSFSYYGLTVWFPDMIKYLQKQEYSSRTKVFIKEKVEHVTFNFTLENQIHRNGEYFNNKFLNLKMKSMVFEDSLFEECYFEDITSSNTFFRNCTFIATLFYNTDLFKYRLINSKLINSTFLHNKEGCMLDFSDENNAYMIYFVSFLGTLAVLPGNIVSALLMDKIGRLRMLAGSSVISCVSCFFLSFGNSESAMIALLCLFGGISIASWNALDVLTVELYPSDKRTTAFGFLNALCKLAAVLGISIFQSFVGITKAVPILFASGALAVGSFLALKLPETRGQVLQ, encoded by the exons ATGGAGGAGGGTTACAGAGACCGTTCGGCCTTCATTAAGGGGGCTAAGGACATTGCCAAAGAAGTCAAAAGGCAAGCAGGTAAAAAGGTGGGCCGACATGTGGACAGGGTGAGCGACGAATACAGCAAACGCTCTTACACTCGCTTTGAAGAGGAAGACGATGATGACGATTACCCAGTGCAGGCCCAGGACGGCAGCTACTATCGCAGCAACAGCCGGGCCAACGACGACGAAGGGGCTCACAGCGACTCCACAGAGGGCCACGATGAGGATGATGAGATCTACGAGGGCGAGTACCAGGGCATCCCCAGAAATGACTCAGTTGAGAAGGCCGACAGACAGGTGGACGGAGTGGGACAATCTCAGTTCCGGGACAAGTCGCAGTATGAGGGCGAAAGGAGGAAGGACCAGGAGGAGCTTGCCCAGCAGTATGAGACCATCCTCCAGGAGTGTGGCCACGGCCGTTTCCAGTGGACCCTGTACTTTGTGCTGGGTCTGGCCCTCATGGCTGATGGCGTGGAGATCTTCGTGGTGGGATTCGTACTCCCTAGTGCTGAGAAAGACATGTGTTTGTCTGAGCCCAACAAAGGGATGCTGG GTCTAATTGTGTATCTGGGTATGATGGTGGGTGCCTTTGTGTGGGGAGGTCTGGCTGACAGAATCGGCCGTCGACAGACCCTTCTTATCTCTCTCTCCATCAACAGTGTCTTTGCTTTCTTCTCCTCCTTTGTCCAAGGATACAGCTCTTTCCTGTTCTGTCGTCTGCTCTCTGGTGTGGG GATCGGTGGCTCTATTCCCATCGTGTTCTCTTATTACTCTGAGTTTCTGGCTCAAGAGAAGCGTGGGGAGCACTTGAGCTGGCTCTGCATGTTCTGGATGATTGGAGGCATCTACGCTGCGGCCATGGCCTGGGCCATCATTCCCCACTATG GCTGGAGTTTCCAGATGGGCTCAGCCTACCAGTTTCACAGCTGGAGAGTGTTTGTGCTGGTGTGTGCCTTCCCATCTGTCGCCGCTATCGCTGCGCTGACCACCATGCCAGAGAGCCCACGCTTCTACCTGGAG aaCGGAAAACATGACGAAGCTTGGATGATTCTGAAGCAGGTCCATGACACCAACATGAGGGCCAAGGGCTATCCAGAGAGGGTTTTCTCT GTCACCACTATTAAGACGGTGAAACAGATGGATGAGCTGGTTGACATGGGTGGAGAGGCCACAGCCTGGCATCAGCGCTGGAGGATCAAGCTGACCAACCTCTTCCATCAG GTGTGGAGCAACTTCCTGACAATATTTAACCCAGAGTACCGGAGGATCACTTACATGATGATGGCCGTGTGGTTTTCCATGTCCTTCAG CTACTATGGGCTGACTGTTTGGTTCCCTGACATGATCAAATACCTGCAGAAACAAGAGTACTCCTCTCGCACAAAGGTCTTCATCAAAGAGAAGGTAGAGCATGTGACCTTTAACTTCACCCTGGAGAACCAGATCCACCGGAATGGAGAGTACTTCAACAACAA GTTCTTGAATCTGAAGATGAAGTCTATGGTATTTGAAGACTCCCTGTTTGAGGAATGCTACTTTGAGGATATCACGTCAAGCAACACCTTCTTCAGAAACTGCACCTTCATCGCCACCCTCTTTTACAACACAG ACTTGTTCAAGTACCGGCTGATCAACAGCAAACTCATCAACAGCACTTTTCTGCATAACAAAGAGGGCTGTATGCTGGATTTCAGCGATGAGAACAACGCATACATGATCTATTTCGTCAGCTTCCTCGGCACACTTGCTGTCCTTCCTGGGAACATCGTGTCTGCCCTGCTCATGGACAAGATCGGACGTCTAAGAATGCTGG CGGGCTCCAGTGTGATTTCCTGCGTCAGCTGCTTCTTCCTGTCATTTGGAAACAGTGAATCTGCTATGATCGCCTTGCTCTGTCTATTTGGGGGCATTAGCATTGCGTCGTGGAATGCCCTGGATGTGCTTACAGTGGAGCTGTACCCCTCAGACAAGAG aACTACAGCCTTTGGCTTTCTGAACGCCCTCTGTAAGTTAGCTGCAGTTCTGGGCATCAGCATCTTCCAGTCGTTCGTGGGCATCACTAAAGCGGTGCCCATCCTCTTCGCATCAGGGGCTCTGGCAGTGGGAAGCTTCTTGGCTCTCAAGCTCCCTGAGACTCGTGGTCAGGTGCTTCAATAG
- the bola1 gene encoding bolA-like protein 1 — protein MLSSALRCLRPSTCTLALTRQLTHHRPHMGPVETTIRTKLAQALKPEHLEVMNESHMHAVPAGSESHFRVLVVSPQFEGLSLLQRHRLVNETLREELSSCVHALAIQAKTPQQWSSNPILAKSPPCMGGSKHDNTMAEKLKAGQD, from the coding sequence ATGCTGTCCAGTGCTCTCCGCTGTCTGCGTCCCTCCACCTGCACCCTTGCCTTAACCAGACAGCTGACCCATCACCGGCCCCACATGGGTCCTGTGGAGACCACAATACGGACCAAACTGGCCCAGGCCCTCAAACCTGAGCACCTGGAGGTCATGAACGAGAGTCACATGCACGCCGTACCAGCTGGTTCAGAGTCCCACTTCAGAGTTCTGGTGGTGAGTCCTCAGTTTGAGGGTCTTTCGCTCTTGCAGCGTCACCGGCTTGTAAACGAGACCCTGCGGGAGGAACTCAGTAGCTGCGTTCATGCCCTCGCCATCCAGGCTAAGACACCCCAGCAGTGGAGCAGTAACCCCATCCTGGCCAAAAGCCCCCCATGCATGGGAGGATCCAAGCATGATAACACCATGGCTGAGAAACTGAAGGCGGGTCAAGACTAA